A window from Acipenser ruthenus chromosome 36, fAciRut3.2 maternal haplotype, whole genome shotgun sequence encodes these proteins:
- the LOC117401954 gene encoding P2Y purinoceptor 11-like, producing the protein MSNCPKNIDSTFQENFLPPVFGVEFCVALLGNSLAIWLLLTRERRHWHTGIVFVFNLAVCDLLYVLSLPLLIYYYTNDKNWIFSDALCRIERFLFTCNLYGSIFFITCISLNRYVGIVHPFFMRSYVQPKHAMMVSLAVWFLVIGICSPVFHFSMTEEKGNTTECLGSATHDKITEYIPYSLFLASFGCALPFLTTFASYFAILVVVWKNDNITNAEKIKIGELIFTVIVLYVVSFIPYHVLRNVNLFNRDDSCSSAPSLAIYNAYQVSKVLVTFNKCIHPLLYVSVFDSMRAICGLSTSSDSTDTRYEALQTSVDS; encoded by the coding sequence atgtctaacTGTCCAAAAAACATTGACTCTACTTTCCAAGAAAACTTTTTGCCTCCGGTATTCGGGGTGGAGTTTTGCGTGGCACTTTTGGGCAACAGCCTGGCTATATGGCTTTTGCTAACACGAGAAAGaagacactggcacacaggaaTCGTCTTTGTCTTTAACCTGGCTGTTTGCGACCTCCTCTACGTGCTGTCCTTGCCCCTGTTAATCTACTACTATACGAACGACAAGAACTGGATCTTCAGCGACGCGCTCTGTCGGATAGAACGGTTCCTGTTTACCTGCAATTTATACGGGAGCATCTTTTTCATCACCTGCATCAGCCTGAACCGCTACGTGGGGATTGTGCACCCGTTTTTCATGCGCAGCTACGTGCAACCCAAACACGCCATGATGGTCAGCCTCGCGGTGTGGTTCTTGGTGATCGGCATTTGCTCGCCCGTCTTCCATTTCTCGATGACGGAGGAGAAGGGAAACACAACGGAGTGTCTGGGAAGCGCGACTCATGATAAAATCACAGAGTACATTCCCTATAGCTTGTTCCTGGCCTCCTTCGGGTGCGCGTTGCCGTTTTTGACTACTTTCGCTTCCTATTTTGCCATCCTGGTGGTGGTTTGGAAAAACGACAACATTACAAATGcggagaaaataaaaatagggGAATTGATTTTCACAGTCATTGTGCTGTACGTGGTCTCCTTCATCCCCTACCACGTTCTTCGTAACGTTAACCTGTTTAACAGAGATGATAGCTGCTCCAGCGCCCCCAGCTTGGCAATCTATAATGCCTACCAAGTTAGCAAAGTACTGGTTACTTTCAACAAGTGCATCCATCCTCTACTCTACGTATCGGTTTTCGACAGCATGAGGGCTATTTGTGGACTGTCCACCTCTAGCGATTCAACAGACACCAGGTACGAGGCGCTGCAAACTTCAGTGGACTCTTAG
- the LOC117401953 gene encoding P2Y purinoceptor 11-like, whose product MSKMSNCTKSINSTFQENFLPPVFGVEFCVALLGNSLAIWLLLTRERRHWHTGIVFVFNLAVCDLLYVLSLPLLIGYYTNDKNWIFSDALCRIERFLFTCNLYGSIFFITCISLNRYVGIVHPFFMRSYVQPKHAMMVSLAVWFLVIGICSPVFHFSMTEKKGNTTECLGSATDDKITEYIPYSLFLASFGCALPFLATFASYFAILVVVWKNDNITNAEKRKIGVMIFTVIVLYVVSFIPYHVLRNVNLFNRDDSCSRPPSMKIYDGYQVSKVLVTLNMCIHPLLYVSVFDSMRAICGLPTSSDSTDSYK is encoded by the coding sequence atgtCAAAAATGTCAAACTGTACAAAAAGCATTAATTCTACTTTCCAAGAAAACTTTTTGCCTCCGGTATTCGGGGTGGAGTTTTGCGTGGCACTTTTGGGCAACAGCCTGGCTATATGGCTCTTGCTAACACGAGAAAGaagacactggcacacaggaaTCGTCTTTGTCTTTAACCTGGCTGTTTGCGACCTCCTCTACGTGCTGTCCTTGCCCCTGTTAATCGGCTACTATACGAACGACAAGAACTGGATCTTCAGCGACGCGCTCTGTCGGATAGAACGGTTCCTGTTTACCTGCAACTTATACGGGAGCATCTTTTTCATCACCTGCATCAGCCTGAACCGCTACGTGGGGATTGTGCATCCGTTTTTCATGCGCAGCTACGTGCAACCCAAGCACGCCATGATGGTCAGCCTCGCGGTGTGGTTCTTGGTGATCGGCATTTGCTCGCCCGTCTTCCATTTCTCGATGACGGAGAAGAAGGGAAACACAACGGAGTGTCTGGGAAGCGCGACGGATGATAAAATCACAGAGTACATTCCCTATAGCTTGTTCCTGGCCTCCTTCGGGTGCGCGTTGCCGTTTTTGGCTACTTTCGCTTCCTATTTTGCCATCCTCGTGGTGGTTTGGAAAAACGACAACATTACAAATGCGGAGAAAAGAAAAATAGGGGTGATGATTTTCACAGTCATTGTACTGTACGTGGTCTCCTTCATCCCCTACCACGTTCTTCGTAACGTTAACCTGTTTAATAGAGATGATAGCTGCTCCCGACCCCCCAGCATGAAAATCTATGATGGCTACCAAGTTAGCAAAGTACTGGTTACTTTGAACATGTGCATCCATCCGCTGCTCTACGTATCGGTTTTCGACAGCATGAGGGCTATTTGTGGACTGCCCACCTCTAGCGACTCAACAGACAGCTACAAATGA